The genomic region CTGGTCGCATCGACCTGGCTGCCGACGGTCTGCACCACGGTCTGGAAGGTTTTGCCCGGCAGGCTGTCCGTTTGGAAGGAAACGGTCTGGCCGGCGTGCAGCGCGCGCGCCTTCTCGCTCGTGATAAACATCTGGAGCTGAAGGACATCCAGATTGGTGATGGTCGCCAGCTTCACCGTCGTGTCCACGGCTTCGCCGGGCGCCGCCCCGACTGCGGTAATCTGCCCCGCGAGCGGAGCGCGCAGCGTGTAGAGCGTCAGCTGCGCGCGGGACGTCTCCAGCGCGCCCTGCGCGCTGCGGACCTGCTGGCGGGCGACGGCGATGTCCTGGCGCTTGACGACGTCCTGCAAGGAAGCCGCCTGCGCCGCTTCCACGGCGCGCCGCTGTCCCTCCACCGTCTGCCGCTGCGCCGCAATCGTTTGGCGCTGGGCGTCGGCGGTGGCGGAGGCCGTGCGCAGGGCCGCCTGCGCCGCCTCCACATCTTTCTGCGCGACCAACCCTTCGCCGAATAAGTTCTGCGTCCGGGCCAGCGTCTGCTGGGCGTTCGTCACGGCGGCTTCATCGCCGATCAAGGTGGCTTCGGCGACGCCTTGCGTCGCCTTGGCGTTGGCGAGGGCCGCCTGGGCCTGCAAGATCGCGGAGCGGCTGGACGCCTGCTGCTGAAGGGCGTTTACCTTCGCCTGCTGCACCTGAACTTGGTTCTGCTGGACCGCCGCCTGCGCCTGGTCGATCTGTCCGAGCAATGTCCGGTTGGAAAGGCGCGCGATGAGCTGGCCTGCGGTCACGGTTTGGCCGACGCGCACCGGCAGCGCCTCCAGCACGCCCGCGACCGCCGGCGCCAGCGTCGCTTCCCGGCTGCGCATCGCCATCAGGGTTCCCGAAGCGCCCAGGCGATCCTCGATCGTCCCACGGCGCGCCGAAGCGACTTGAACGGTCGGGGTGACTTCGGCCGGCTGGGCCGAGGCGTCCGTCTCCGCCGCCTTATGGCTGCAGCCGGAGCAAATCAGTGCGGCCAGCGCCAGCGGCGCGGCGGCGCGTAAAAATACGGTCTCGCGTGGGTTCATGGAGCGGCCTTTTCCGGAGCGGGAGTGATGAGCAGGGCAAGAGAGGATTCGGCGGCGGCCTGGTCGTACCGCGCCTGCGTTTCGGCGATGCGCGTCTGGGCGAGCGCGGCCTGCGCGTTCAAAACATCGGACAGCGGGAACAGGCCCTGCTGGTATCCGAGCAGCGTTTTGTCGTAAACGATCTGGGCGTTGGCGCGGGCCTCGGCCGCCGATCGCGACTGGACGGCGGCGCTGCGCGCGTTCAGATACGCAGCGCCGGCCGCGGTGACGGCGCTGCTGCGCGCCGATTCGCGCTGCGCCTTGGCCTGCGCCAGCGCCGCCTCGGCCTCGCGGGTCTGGCCCCGCGCCAGCCCGCCGTCCGAGATCGGGATGGTGACGGTCGCCTGGATCGTGTTGAGCCGGGAAAACCCGGTTTTGTCGTTGCTGCGCGCGTCGCTGAGATCCACGGACAGGGCGGGCTCGCGCCAGAGCCGCGCGGACTTTACCGCCTCCTCATCCGCCTGGACCGTCGCGTCGGCCGCCCGCAGATCCGGGGAGCGCTGCTCGGCGAGCGCGCGGACCTCGGTTTCGGTATGCGCGTCGGAGACGTGCGCCGGATCCACTTCCTGTACCGTGAGCGGCGCGTCCAGGTCGCGAGACAGCAGGGCGCTGAGCGCCTGCCGGGCGACCGTCACGGCGTTCTCCGCCTGCGCGCGCTGCGCCTGCGCCGCCGAGACCGGAACCTGCGCCCGCAGCACGTCCAGCTGCGGAACGTCGCCGGCTTTGTTGCGTTTTTGAACTTCGCTCAGCGAGCGCTCGGCCTCGGCGAGTGTCTGATCGGCGAGCGTGAGGAGAGCCTGCTTGCGCAGCAGATCGTAATACGCCGTATCCACCTGAGTGAGCAGGGTGATGCGCGCGGCCTCAAACTGCGCGCGGGCGGCGTCCGCCTGCCGCTGCGCCAGGCTGACCGCGAGCCGGGGCCGCAGTCCGAGGGGCAGGGGAATCGTCAGCGTATTTTGGAGTGTCTGGAAGTTTTCGTGGTCGGGCGGTCCCTGAATAACGTCCGCCGAGGATGCGCTCGCCGCGCTGCTGAAGGAGATCTGCGTCCGCTGCTGCGCCCTGGCCTGATCCACCTTCGCCAGCGCCTGAATGAGCTGCTGGGACGCCGCGCGGGCGCTGGGGTTTTGCGCCATCGCCTGCGTCTCGGCGGCCTGGAGAGTGAATGTGTTGGCGACGGGGGGAGCCGTCTGCGCCTGGGATTGCGAACACGAACCGAGCAGCGCCGCGCATGCGGCCGCAAAAGAAACACCGCGCTTGTTTACCCGTCCGGAAACCGCGCTTAGTCGAAATCTCATGCCGGCATTATTGCGTGCTGAGATTAAAGCGGCATTAGCGTTGTATTAGAATCGGCTAATAAATCGGGAGGCGTCGGCCGGGATGCGCCTGCTCTCTGCCGTATGGGTTTCGCCTAAGCCGCCGCGGACTCGGCGAGGCTTCGCCAGACGCCCATCAGTTTCTCGTGCAGCTCGATCGGTTTGACGGGTTTCGAGATGTAATCGTCCATGCCGGCGTCGAGGCAATCGTCGCGGTCGCCCGCCATGGCGTTGGCGGTCATGGCGAAGATGGGGATGCGCCGTCCGGTCTTTCGTTCTCGGAGACGGATCGCCTCGGTCGCTTCGAGGCCGCTCATTTCGGGCATCTGGACATCCATCAGGACCAGGTCGTACTTTCCGTGTTCCAGCGCTTCCAGAGCGTCGAACCCGTTGGCGACGGCGTCGGCGGCGCATCCCCATTTTTCGAGCAGCCGCAGGGCGACCTTTTGATTGATCGGATTGTCCTCGGCAAGCAGGATGCGCAGGCCAAGCGCGCTCTGCATCTCGCCGACGGCCGGGGCGGGCGCGGCGTGGCTCGGCGCTGATTCGGTCGAGTCGGCGGCGGCGCTTTCCTGGGACGAGGCGACCTTTTCCAGCGGCAGTTCAATCCAGAAGGTGCTGCCGGACCCGGGGGCGCTTTCCAGGCCGATCCGGCCGCCCATCAGCTCCGTGAGCTGGCGGCTGATGGTGAGGCCCAGGCCGGTTCCGCCGTATTTGCGGGTCGTGCTGCCGTCGGCCTGCGTGAAGCTATCGAATACGGCGGCCTGACGGTGCAGAGGAATGCCGATCCCGGTGTCGTGGACCGCGAGACGCACGCGGATCTCCGCGAAATCGTCGGGAACCACGCTCGCGCTGATCGAAACTTCTCCGGCGGGGGTGAACTTGATGGCGTTGCCCAGAAAGTTCGTGAGAATCTGCCGGATGCGGCCGGCGTCTCCGCGCAGCCGGGCCGGGATCTCGGAAGCGACCTGGGTGGCGAGCGTCAGCCCTGCGTCCTGGGCGCGCGGGCCGAGGATCTCCGCGACCGCCTTGATCGATTCGCGCAGATCGAAATCGTTGGTTTCGATCGCCATCTTTCCGGCCTCGATCTTGCTGAAATCGAGGATGTCGTTGATGATGGTCAGCAGCGTGTCTCCGCTGCCCTGAATGATGCGGGCGTACTCCCGCTGCTCCGCCGACAGCGAGGTGTCCAGCAGCAGGCCGGCCATGCCGATGACGCCGTTCATCGGCGTGCGGATCTCATGGCTCATATTGGCCAAAAACTCGGACTTCGTCTTGGCCGAAGCCAGGGCGGCGGCGCGGGCCTGATCCAGTTCGTTCTTCTGGATCTCCAGCTGTTCGTTCTTGGCTTGCAGCGCCTGCTCGGCGGCTTTGCGCTCCGTGATATCACGGATGGTCCCTTCGAAGTACTCCTGGGAGCCGTCGGGCGCAAAAACGCATCGGGCGTACATGGACACCCAGAGACACCCGCCGTCCCTGCGCCGAAACTCGACTTCGTAGCCCTCCACGCATCCGTCCGCGCTCATATGCTCCGAGGCGCGGTGCTCGGGGTGAGCGTAGAGCTGATTGGCGATATCGGTGTAGGTTTCGACGACTTCTTCCGGCGAGTCGTATCCCAGAAGGCGCGCGAAGGCCGGGTTGACGTCCAGGAACCGGCCCTGCGGGGTGGTTCGGAAGATCCCCTCGGCGGCGTGTTCGTAAATGCTGCGGTACTTCTCTTCGGCGTCGCGCAGCGCCTGTTCGACGCGTTTGGATTCCGTGATGTCGTGCATCGCGACCACGGCCCCCAGCTTTTCGCCCGCTGGGGAGTAGATCGCCTGGCCGCTCGCCAGCACGGTGCGTGGCGCGGCGCCCCTGGCGGCGATCACCATCTCGATGTTGCGTACGGATTCGCCTTGCAGCGCGCGGAACAGCGGAATCTCCGCCATCTCCATCTGGGTTTGCCCATCGGCCCGGAAGAGCTGATAGTGCTGCGCCCACTGCTCCGAGGGAATCGGTTCTTCCGGCAGGCCATGGAATGTGCGGCTGGCGACGTTAAACGTGGTGAGCACGCCGTTTGCGTCGCAGGCGACCACGCCCTCGTACATCGTGTCCAGCATGGCGTTGAGGAATTCGCGCTCTTTTTGCAGCGTCTGTTCGACCTGCTTGCGCTCCGTGATATCGACGACGACGGCGATTGCGCCGATAATGCCTCCCGAGGAATCGCGCAGCGGGCCGGCCGAAATGCTGATATCGACTTCCGCGCCGTCGCGCCGGACACGGCGCGTTTCGGCGCCGTTGAGGGCGTTGCCGGCCAGCAAACTGTCGATCATCTTCTGGGACGATTGGCGGGAGTCGGCGGGCACGAACGGCAGCGCGCCGCCCAGGACCTCGGCTTCGCTCCAGCCGAACAGCAGCTCCGCGCCATGGCTCCAGCTTTGCAGAAGGCCGTCGAGGCCGAAGGTGAAGATCGCGGCCGGCGACGCCGCGATCAGGGTCGACAGCTTTTCGTTCGCGCTCGCCAGTTCGTGGGTGCGCTGCCGCACGCGGAACTCCAGCTCTTCATGGCTGCTCCGCAGCTCTTCCTCGGCCTGCTTTCGATCGGAGATGTCTCGCAGGTAAGCGGTGAACAGTCGGCGGCCCGCGATGTTGAGCGGCGTGATCGTCAGCTCGACCGGCAGCCGCGATCCGTCGGCGCGCATGGCGGGGACTTCAATTCTTTTGTTGAGAACGGGGCCGTCGCCGGTCGCCAGGAAATGCCGCATTCCCGCTCGGTGGGCGTCCTGCAGCTCCGGCGGCACGATCCGCGTGGTCAGCTCCTGTCCGATCACGTCCGCCGCCAGGTATCCGAAGGTGGTCTCCGAGACTCGGTTCCAGTCGACGATGAGGCCAGATTCGTCGATGGTGATGATGCAGTCGAGCGCGGACGCCATGATCGCGTCCCGGCGGGCTTTGCTTTCGCTCAGCGCGTCTTCGGCGGCGCTGCGTTCGGCGATCTCGCGTTCCAGTCGCTCATTCGTATGAGCGAGCTGCGCCGTCCGGTCGGCCACGCGCCGCTCCAGCTCCGCGTTCAGTTCCGCGCGTTCGGCGGCGTACCGGCGCATCTCCAGCTGGTTCACGGTCTGCCGACTGAGGGCTTGCAGCGCGGAGATCTGCGCTTCCGTAAGCTCGCGCGGCTCGAGGTCGATCACGCAAAGCGATCCCAGGGCATGTCCGGAGGGGGTGATGAGCGGAGCGCCGGCGTAAAACCGTATTTCAGGCGCGTCGGTGACGAGGGAGTTGCCGGAGAAGCGCGGGTCCTTGGTGGCGTCCGGCACGATAAAGACGTTTCGCTGCTGGATGCTGTGCGCGCAGAACGCCAGTTCGCGCGGCGTTTCGGCGGCGTCCAGCCCATATTTCGCTTTGAACCACTGACGATGGTCGTCCACCAGAGAAATCAGCGCGATCGGAGTCCCGCAAATGGAGCTCGCCAGATGCACAAGATCGTCGAAATCCTGCTCCGGCAGCGTATCCATCACGTGATAAGATTGCAGAGCCGCCAGCCGCGCGGCTTCTTTGTCGTGTAAGGACTCCGGCATGATTATATTCTCAAGACGCATTTCATGGTTTATGAGAATATTGTCGGAATGCGAAGCGATTCTCTCCAGTTTGATCGGTTTTTTAAATTCGCTCCGGTCAGAGGTTCAGGAGATTGGCTCTTCCAGCGGGATGCGCAGGAGGATCGATGTCCCTCGGGATGACGTTGCGATCGCCACCCAATCGGACATGGCCAGCATCATCGTGAAGCCCATTCCGAGAGTTTGCCGTGTTGAGAATCCCAATTCGAGAATCGATTGGGCGAGGTTTTCAAGAGGAATGCCGGGTCCATGGTCGGTTGTCCGTATCAAGACCTCTTCGTTTGTCACCCACGCTTCAATAGTCCCGCCGCCGGCGTGTTTGATCACGTTCGTGGCGGCCTCCATGGCGCATGTGTTCAGTTGGTCCACTGCCGT from Capsulimonas corticalis harbors:
- a CDS encoding TolC family protein, which codes for MRFRLSAVSGRVNKRGVSFAAACAALLGSCSQSQAQTAPPVANTFTLQAAETQAMAQNPSARAASQQLIQALAKVDQARAQQRTQISFSSAASASSADVIQGPPDHENFQTLQNTLTIPLPLGLRPRLAVSLAQRQADAARAQFEAARITLLTQVDTAYYDLLRKQALLTLADQTLAEAERSLSEVQKRNKAGDVPQLDVLRAQVPVSAAQAQRAQAENAVTVARQALSALLSRDLDAPLTVQEVDPAHVSDAHTETEVRALAEQRSPDLRAADATVQADEEAVKSARLWREPALSVDLSDARSNDKTGFSRLNTIQATVTIPISDGGLARGQTREAEAALAQAKAQRESARSSAVTAAGAAYLNARSAAVQSRSAAEARANAQIVYDKTLLGYQQGLFPLSDVLNAQAALAQTRIAETQARYDQAAAESSLALLITPAPEKAAP
- a CDS encoding PAS domain S-box protein produces the protein MPESLHDKEAARLAALQSYHVMDTLPEQDFDDLVHLASSICGTPIALISLVDDHRQWFKAKYGLDAAETPRELAFCAHSIQQRNVFIVPDATKDPRFSGNSLVTDAPEIRFYAGAPLITPSGHALGSLCVIDLEPRELTEAQISALQALSRQTVNQLEMRRYAAERAELNAELERRVADRTAQLAHTNERLEREIAERSAAEDALSESKARRDAIMASALDCIITIDESGLIVDWNRVSETTFGYLAADVIGQELTTRIVPPELQDAHRAGMRHFLATGDGPVLNKRIEVPAMRADGSRLPVELTITPLNIAGRRLFTAYLRDISDRKQAEEELRSSHEELEFRVRQRTHELASANEKLSTLIAASPAAIFTFGLDGLLQSWSHGAELLFGWSEAEVLGGALPFVPADSRQSSQKMIDSLLAGNALNGAETRRVRRDGAEVDISISAGPLRDSSGGIIGAIAVVVDITERKQVEQTLQKEREFLNAMLDTMYEGVVACDANGVLTTFNVASRTFHGLPEEPIPSEQWAQHYQLFRADGQTQMEMAEIPLFRALQGESVRNIEMVIAARGAAPRTVLASGQAIYSPAGEKLGAVVAMHDITESKRVEQALRDAEEKYRSIYEHAAEGIFRTTPQGRFLDVNPAFARLLGYDSPEEVVETYTDIANQLYAHPEHRASEHMSADGCVEGYEVEFRRRDGGCLWVSMYARCVFAPDGSQEYFEGTIRDITERKAAEQALQAKNEQLEIQKNELDQARAAALASAKTKSEFLANMSHEIRTPMNGVIGMAGLLLDTSLSAEQREYARIIQGSGDTLLTIINDILDFSKIEAGKMAIETNDFDLRESIKAVAEILGPRAQDAGLTLATQVASEIPARLRGDAGRIRQILTNFLGNAIKFTPAGEVSISASVVPDDFAEIRVRLAVHDTGIGIPLHRQAAVFDSFTQADGSTTRKYGGTGLGLTISRQLTELMGGRIGLESAPGSGSTFWIELPLEKVASSQESAAADSTESAPSHAAPAPAVGEMQSALGLRILLAEDNPINQKVALRLLEKWGCAADAVANGFDALEALEHGKYDLVLMDVQMPEMSGLEATEAIRLRERKTGRRIPIFAMTANAMAGDRDDCLDAGMDDYISKPVKPIELHEKLMGVWRSLAESAAA
- a CDS encoding efflux RND transporter periplasmic adaptor subunit, translated to MNPRETVFLRAAAPLALAALICSGCSHKAAETDASAQPAEVTPTVQVASARRGTIEDRLGASGTLMAMRSREATLAPAVAGVLEALPVRVGQTVTAGQLIARLSNRTLLGQIDQAQAAVQQNQVQVQQAKVNALQQQASSRSAILQAQAALANAKATQGVAEATLIGDEAAVTNAQQTLARTQNLFGEGLVAQKDVEAAQAALRTASATADAQRQTIAAQRQTVEGQRRAVEAAQAASLQDVVKRQDIAVARQQVRSAQGALETSRAQLTLYTLRAPLAGQITAVGAAPGEAVDTTVKLATITNLDVLQLQMFITSEKARALHAGQTVSFQTDSLPGKTFQTVVQTVGSQVDATSGSIPVLATVANPGHLLKDDLYVKSQIVVDRHVGALLVPKSSVLDSADGSHTVVTVTADGTAHIQTVKTGLREGDDVEILSGLSASDRVITLGGYGLPDGTKVTVAKAEAQP